The sequence TGAGCGAGTGCGAGCGTATCGCGATACCAAGACCGACTGGGTTCGGGCGCCGGAATCGCGGCTGGAAAGACTCACGGTTGACAAAGGGCTGCTGCGAGAGACGGAGGTTGTTCAACACCAAATAACGGCGCTGTTGAAATGTGACGTATGTGGCATGCTGAAGCCCTCTCCCTTCTTGACGATGAATGCGAAGCTTACCCCTCCTGTAGCTGCTCGACCAGGAACCAGAGACCGAGATCACAATTGCAGTATTTCGATTATTAGTCCTTGACCTCTTGCCTCTGTTCCAAGTCTTGAACCAGGGCCTCATCAACATTCTTGGTTAGCTATGGATGCCCCTGCGATATCGCACCACCGTGTTTATTCTAACATCATCCTAGGTCACTTCTTTGAGATGTCTAAGCCGGATGCCGATAGAGCTATGGAAATCTACCGGACCTTCACCAAGCATACCGATTATGTCGTCCAGTACCTCAGTACTGCCAAACAATGGCAACACCATACTAGAGTAGAGGTTCCCAAGCTAAAGCATGCGCCCGTAAACCTAGGCCGTCAGCTCGAGGAATATCTCAACGATCCTGATTTTGAGATTCACCGAAGACAGTACTTGGCGGAAcaggaggcgaagaagggagGCAAAACATTGAAGTCCAAGTCTACGAAGAACGGAGCCGACTTTCCCAAGGCGCCTTCTCCTGCGGCCAATAACCCTTTCCCTGCTCCCGGCAGCGCCAAGGCCGAGTCGAAGCCTCAAGCAAACAAGGGACCAGACCCCGACCTCATCGACTTCTTTGACTCGATTGAGCAGAACCAGATACCGATGCAAGTCACTGCCGCTGCCCAACAGCCTCCTATGCAAATGCCTATACAAACCCAGGGACCAGACTTGGCCTTCCAGGGGCAACCTGTTGGCCTAGGATTTCAACAAAACAATTTCGTGCAGCAGCCTACAGGATTTGCCCAGGGTAATGCGTTCCCGCAGCAAGATAATGGGTTTATGCAGCCTCCAGCACAGCTGCAACCGACCATCACTGGCTTTAGTGGCTTCGGACCACAGCAGGATTTCCAGCACAATGCCCTAGGTCCCATTCCTCAGAATACGGTTCCCAATTTCCAGCCTCCTATGCAACAACCTGTCGGTCTTCAGCCTACTGGTCTTCAGCCATCGCTCGCAGCTCCGCAGATGACCAACCCTTTCCGTCAGTCTATGCTGGTAGCGCAGCCAACGTCTTCATCTCAGCTGTCAACTCCCACGTCGAGCACGCCTACTCTCAACCGTCAATCTACGAATCCCTTTGCTCGATCGACGAATTCTCCAGGCCAAAACACGAGTCCTTTCCAGGCTCAGCCTGTGCAGCCCCAACCTACGAGCACCAACCCTTTTGCTCGTAACGTTCCCACCGAGACGCCGGTGCAACAGCAGTTTCCAGACCCGCAGCAACAGTCTTCATCGCTTGCTCCACAGCCAACTGGTGTTACCAATCCGTTCCGCCAGGGCGCTTTTGTGAACCACGCCACTGGCCTGGGCTGGCAGCATAACGCGACTCCCATTGGTGGTGGTATTGACCAGATTCAAACCGTGCCAGTGTTCCCTCGCCCTGCGCAGCAGACACCCTGGCAGCAATAAACTAGGACTGGGATATTGCTCGTTACTCTGATTTTTCCTACTACTCTTTTTTGAATCATGTAAGCTCTTGCGATCTGGGAGTCTGGATTTGTGTCATTCTTTTTCatcgctttttctttcatggGTCATCGTTGCTAGGGTTTtgcacttttttttactccAAATATCGCATTATCCAGCGAGGCGTTTATTGgctttttcgtttcttttgttcAATAGGGAGAGGAGGCAGGCCTGtggattattattattcttattAGTCAGAATTCTCGAGAAATCACTATAGTATGCAAATTCGGATAGTTTGTTAGGAGGGCAGAGGTGACAATTAGCACTTAGAGAGAAGGCTTTACTGAAGATGAACATGAACATGAACATGTAAAGGCCTGGGCAAACTGGGACGAGGGCGAGGCGGATTGTTATTGTTGCATGGTGGGCAGAGTTTGTCTTTGGCGATAGTGTCTTTGGCGATAGAGACGCAAAGAGTATGGTTCACAAACATTTTTGTTTATAACTAACCTCTTTATGTATTCTCTAGCCTAATATTAACATGTCTAGTATTCATCAcgatttgaaaaaaaaaaaaaaaaaagaaatattaaaaaaaatattgtgAAAGACACCAGTCTTTAGACGCCGGCCTCCCTGAAAACATTTCCATTAGGATGGGATATTATGGCTTTCATCCTGTTATGTTTTCTTCCTGTTGACGCCAGAAAAATGCAACCAAAAAACACACGGATATACTCTTGAGAAATAGCAGAAGGGCTTCGAGAAATATCGTAACTGAGAGAGTCTCTCAGAACACATCATCCACGTCCATCTTTCCACCGACAGACACCGCAGCGCCAGCCTCCAAGGAAGCCGCCACCGTAGCATCTTCTCTGGTATCTTTATCGTCCTCAATGAAGACTCCCAAACCAGAGAAAGCTTCAAACAGCGCTCTCGTGAGGTACTCCTCAGAACTGTATCCGCCCACGATGTAGTCTTCCTTCGTGCGCGTAATATCAAGCCACTCGCTCTTATACTGCGATAAATTCTCGCCGGCCAAGTCGACTCTTTGCGGCGCCAGATCCAGGCCGCCAAACGGATCGTACGGCTTGTCGTCCGCCACAGGAGCTCGCTTGTCTCTCAGACCGCGAATCGACAGACCGCTGCCTCCCAATGCCGCAACGGCATCCAGCGTAGCGTCGCGTTTCTGCTGGCCTCGCTTCTTGAGCAGCACGCGATCGACCGCCTCTGCAGCATGTCCCAGCTCTGCGTTCTGCAAAGAGTTGAGCATCTCTTCGCGGAACCGAGCAGCGCTGGCCTTCTCCTCGGCGTCCTCTTGCAGTTCCTGTATGCGGCGCTGGCGAGCTGCCTCCTGCTCGGCGGCGAGGCGCTTCTGCCGTGACTCGTCCGATTCGCGGGCGAGTTTGCGATTGCGTTCGATTTCGGCCTTGTGCTGGGCCTCCCATTCGGCGAGCTGGACCTCGGCCTTTTTCCTAGC comes from Trichoderma asperellum chromosome 3, complete sequence and encodes:
- a CDS encoding uncharacterized protein (BUSCO:EOG092D3OHP), producing MSRPGGTSTVSMRHASNNSSAAFISAPLPPVDDDEACPVCKTTRYFNKDMEFRINTECYHRMCKTCVERIFKDGPNQCPYAGCHKTLRLRGFKTAFFGDLGVEREVDIRRRVAAVFNKAEDDFESLDAYNDYLYMVECLTDDLVNGSDEARKKAEVQLAEWEAQHKAEIERNRKLARESDESRQKRLAAEQEAARQRRIQELQEDAEEKASAARFREEMLNSLQNAELGHAAEAVDRVLLKKRGQQKRDATLDAVAALGGSGLSIRGLRDKRAPVADDKPYDPFGGLDLAPQRVDLAGENLSQYKSEWLDITRTKEDYIVGGYSSEEYLTRALFEAFSGLGVFIEDDKDTREDATVAASLEAGAAVSVGGKMDVDDVF